The genomic window TCTCGATGGGGTTCATGGCCGAAAGTCTCAGCACCTATTTCACGGATCGTCTGATCCCGCTGATTGAGGCGATGTGATGAGCAATGCGATCTATGCCACGCTGACCCGGCAATCGGGCCTTCTGCGCGAAATGCAGAGTGTGGCCAATAATATCGCCAACAGCGCCACCACCGGGTTTCGCGGTGAAGGGGTGATTTTTGCGGAACATGTGGTCTCTTTGGGTCATGACCGGGAAAGCCTGTCCATGGCCTCGGCCATCGGGCGGCATATCCGGCAGGATCAGGGGGCGCTGACGCAAACCGGCGGCAGCCTGGATTTTGCCATTGAAGGCGAAGGATTTTTCCTGATCGAAACCCCGGAGGGAGAGGCCCTGACCCGCGCCGGGCATTTCATGCCAAATGCGCAAGGGGAACTGGTGAATGCCGATGGCCAGAACCTGCTGGATGCAGGCGGCGCGCCGGTCTTCATTCCACCGGACGCGCGCAACATCACCCTGGCCGGGGATGGCACGTTAAGCGCCGATGGCCGCCCCCTGACGGTGATCGGGCTATGGCAACCGGTCGACCCGACCGATCTGCGATATCAGACAGGTGTGCAGTTTGTGTCCGAAACCGGCGTCGAACCGGCCCCCCCTGCCCCCTGCTGCAAGGCTTTCTTGAGCAAAGCAATGTCAACCCGGTGGCGCAGATCACCCGCATGATCGAGGTTCAGCGCGCTTATGAGCTGGGCCAGAGTTTTCTCGACAAGGAAGATGAGCGGATCCGCTCTTTCCTGCGCACGGTTGGTGCGCGGTCATCATGAAAAAGGAGCCGCCGAAATGAGAGCCCTGAATATCGCCGCAACCGGCATGAGCGCACAACAGATGCGGGTGGAGGTGATCTCCAACAATCTCGCGAATATGAACACCACCGGGTACAATGCCCGCCGTGCCGCCTTTGCCGATCTGCATTACCAGCAGATGACGCGCGCCGGCAGCATCAATGCCGCTGATGGCACGGTGGTGCCTGCGGGCGTTCAGCTTGGCCTTGGCGCGCGGCCGACGGCGGTGTCGGTCAATGTGGCCCAGGGCAGCCTGTCGCAAACCGGCGGTGATCTGGATGTTGCGATCGAAGGGCAGGGATATCTTGAGGTGACACTGCCCTCGGGCCTGCCCGCCTATACCCGCGACGGCGGGCTGAACCGCACCGGTGACGGGCTGATCGTCACCGCGGATGGCTATACCGTTGCCCCGGGCATCACCATTCCCGACGACGCGCGCAGCCTTTCGATCAATGGCGATGGAGAGGTCTATGCCTATTTCACCGACCGGGTCGAACCGGAACTTCTGGGCCAGTTCACGCTGGCAGGGTTTGCAAATCAACGCGGGCTTGAGGCGATGGGGTCAAACCTGTTTGTCGAGACCGCCGCTTCCGGCGCGGCCCTTGTCGGGCAGCCGGGGGAGGATGGCCTTGGCACCCTGCGGCAAGGCTATCTGGAGGACAGCTCTGTCGATGCGGTGCGTGAGATCACCGACCTGATCGAGGCGCAGCGCGGGTATGAGCTGAACGCCAAGGTGATCACTGCCGCTGACCAGATGCTCAGCGCCACAACGCAGATCCGGTAAGATGATCCGCTTTCTCCTGATCCTATTTCTGCTTGGCCTGACCGGGCAGGCCTTTTCCCAGACACTGGTGGCCACGGGCACGATCCGCAGCCAGGCGGTGATTGGCCCGGCTGATGTGCGGCTGGCCGATGGCCATGTGCCCGGTGCGCTCAGCGACCCGGAAACGGCCATCGGCATGGAGGCACGGGTCAATCTCTACCCCGGCCGCCCGATCCGGCCCTCTGATCTGCGGGCGCCCGCGGTTGTGGATCGCAACGAGATCATCACCCTGCAATACACTGAAAACGGCCTGCGCATCGTGACAGAAGG from Rhodophyticola sp. CCM32 includes these protein-coding regions:
- the flgG gene encoding flagellar basal-body rod protein FlgG, which codes for MRALNIAATGMSAQQMRVEVISNNLANMNTTGYNARRAAFADLHYQQMTRAGSINAADGTVVPAGVQLGLGARPTAVSVNVAQGSLSQTGGDLDVAIEGQGYLEVTLPSGLPAYTRDGGLNRTGDGLIVTADGYTVAPGITIPDDARSLSINGDGEVYAYFTDRVEPELLGQFTLAGFANQRGLEAMGSNLFVETAASGAALVGQPGEDGLGTLRQGYLEDSSVDAVREITDLIEAQRGYELNAKVITAADQMLSATTQIR
- the flgA gene encoding flagellar basal body P-ring formation chaperone FlgA — translated: MIRFLLILFLLGLTGQAFSQTLVATGTIRSQAVIGPADVRLADGHVPGALSDPETAIGMEARVNLYPGRPIRPSDLRAPAVVDRNEIITLQYTENGLRIVTEGRALDRAGIGDRLRVINMASRNTVTGTVLSDGLVGVGMLQ